The Candidatus Palauibacter australiensis sequence CGCGAGCACCTCCCGCGGCTTGGATCCGTCCGCGGGTCCCACGATCCCGGCCGCGTGCAACTGGTCGACGATACGCGCCGCGCGTCCGTACCCGATCTTGAGCCGGCGCTGGAGCAGGCTCGTCGAACCCGCGGCGTGGGAGATCACGATCTCGGCAGCCTGCCGGAACAGCGGGTCGCGATCCTCGGCACCTTCGTCCGAGACGCCCGATCCTCCCTCTTCCTCTTCCAGTTCCTTCAACAGGTCGAGGATGTCGCGCTCCGAAGCGGCCTCCTCCTCGGCCCTCTCGGCCTCGGCACGCGCCTCCGCCTGCTCCCGATACCAGTCGAGAAGGCGTTCCGTCTCCTCGGACGAGATGTAGGCGCCCTGGATGCGGACAGGATCGGACTCGCCGGGCGGCAGGAAGAGCATGTCCCCGTTCCCGAGCAGGCTCTCCGCGCCGTTCTGGTCGAGGATCGTGCGGCTGTCGATCTTCGACGCGACCCGGAACGCGATTCGGCTCGGGATGTTCGCCTTGATGAGGCCGGTGAGGACGTTGACCGAGGGGCGTTGCGTGGCCAGCACGAGGTGGATTCCTACCGCCCGCGCCTTCTGGGACAGCATGGCGAGCGGCGTCTCCACCTCCGACTGTACCGTCATCATGAGGTCCGCCAGTTCGTCGATGATGAGGACGATGTAGGGCAACGGACCCTCATCGTAGAGCGCCGGCTCATCCATGACGCCGCGCTTCGGGAGGAAGACCTCGCGACCGCGCGCGATCCGGCCGTTGAACTCCCCGACGTTCCGGCATCCGTTCGCCGAGAGCAGTCCGAAACGGCGCTTCATCTCGTACACCGCCCACTTGAGGACGGAGGCGGCCTCTTCGTTGTCCGTGATGACGGGATGGCGGAGGTGCGGGAGATCTCCGTAGACGGACAACTCCACCATCTTGGGATCCACCATCAGGAGGCGGAGTTCGGCCGGCGTGTAGCGGCACACCAGGCTCGTGATGAGGGCGTTGATGCACACCGATTTCCCGGACCCGGTCTGGCCCGCGATGAGGAGGTGCGGCATCCGGGTCAGGTCCGCGCACGTCGGCTTGCCGGAGAGGTCGCGGCCGAGCGCGAGCGGGAGCGTCTGGCGTCCCCGGCGATACGACGGGCTCTCAAGGATCTCGCGCACGAGCACCATCTCCGAAGCGGGGTTGGGCACCTCGACGCCGACGGCGCCCTTGCCGGGGATCGGCGCCACGATCCGGACCGACGGCGCCTTGAGGGCGAGCGCGATGTCGTCCGCGCGCGCGGAGATCTGTCCCACCTTCACGCCCGGCGCCGGGACGACCTCGAACTGCGTCACGACGGGGCCGGTGGTCCAGCCGCCGATCTCGCCGGCCACGCGGAAGGTCGCGAGCTTCTCGATGAGGATCTCGCCGAGGCGGTCGAGATCGCGCACGCCGAGGCCGCTGCCCTGCCCTACCGGCGCGTCGAAGAGTCGAAGGGGCGGAACCACCGAGGAACCGGGGTCGCCGGCTTCCTCGAGTTCCGGGATGGGCGGTGTCTCGTCCTCCGGCGCCGGGTCCGGCTCGGGTGGCGCGCTCGCCGGTTTCGCGGGTGTCCGCTTCTTCGTGGCCCGGCCCCGTCCGGCCGACGCCTTTGCCTTCACTTCGCTCGGCGGATCGGGCTTTGCCGGAGACCGCGGAAGACGCGAGGGCCGCGCGGCGCCGGCGAAGGAGCGGCCGAGTCCGAGGACGGCGCCGCCGGCGGCCGCGACTCCGCGGACGAGCGAGCGCCCCCCCGCCGTCACGGCGCCGGTCAGGGACCACCTCATGGTGACGAACAGCGTGAGCAGGAGGACGCCCGCGGCGAGGAGGACGCCGCCCAGGCGGCCGAACACCTGTGCGAGGCCGTCCCCCGCGGTCGCGCCCAGCCAGCCGATATCGCCCCCGGCCCCGGGTCCCGGTCCCGCGATGAGCCGGTAAAGCGACGGGAGGACCGCGAGCAGCACCACTGTGAGGATGGACCAGCGGAGGGCCCGGGTCGGATCGCCCCATCCGAGGAAATGCAGGCCCCACATGAACGCCGGAATCGCAAGGAGGGGCGAAAGGACGCCAACGGCCCGCTCGAGGTTGTCGTGAAGCAGTTCCCCGGCCGGGCCGATCCAGTTGGACCCGCCGGCGAATGCGGGAGAGAGCAGCGCGAACGCCACCAGGAGGCCGAGCACGATCAGCGCGACGCCCAGCACCTCGCGCCGTTGCCGTTCATCCACCATCACGCATCCTCCCCGCCCCGACAGCCAACGAGGGCGCCGTCCCGCCAGACCGGCACGACCTCGAGATCATCCAGCCCCGCGCAGACCGCCAGATCCGCGCTCCGGCCGCCCTTCAAGATGGCCCGCGCACCACGCGTCGTCCATGCTGACGCGTCCTCGCCGTTCACGGGCGGGTCAGGAACCGCTCGACGAACCCCGTGTCGATGTTCCCCGAGACGAAATCGGGATGGGCAAGCACCTTGCGGAGGAAGGGAACCGTCGTATGAACGCCTTCGAGGATGAACTCCTCGAGGGCATGGTAGGCGCGGATCCGGGCTTCATCCCGCGTCCGGCCCCAGACGATGAGCTTGGCCAGCAGCGAGTCGTAGAACGGAGGGACGACGTAGCCGCCGTAGATGTGCGTGTCCACGCGCACGCCGGGACCCCCCGGCGCGTGGAACGCCGTGACGGTGCCGGGCGACGGACGGAAGCCCTGCTCGGGATCCTCCGCGTTGATCCGGCACTCGATCGCGTGCCCCTGGAATTCGATGGGGTGGGGGATGGCCAACTTCTCGCCCGCCGCGATCCGGATCTGTTCCTTGATGAGGTCGACCGAAGTCACGAGTTCGGTCACGGGGTGCTCGACCTGGATCCGCGTGTTCATCTCCATGAAATAGAACTCGCCGTCCGGCGCGAGGAGGAACTCCACCGTCCCCGTGCTCTGATATCCGATCGCCTTCGCCCCCAGGATGGCCGCGGCCCCCATCGCCTCGCGAAGCTCCGGCGTGACGGCCGGACTCGGCGCTTCCTCGACGAGCTTCTGGTGCCGCCGCTGGCTCGAGCAGTCGCGTTCCCCGAGGTGCAGCACGCGCCCGTGGCGGTCGCCGACGATCTGGATCTCCACGTGACGGGGCCGCTCGATGAGTTTCTCAAGATACACGGTCGGGTCGCCGAAGTTGGCCTCGGCCTCGTTCCTCGCCATGGCGAAGAGGCTCCTGAACTCCGCTTCCTCGGTGGCGGCCCGCATGCCCTTCCCTCCGCCGCCGGCGGCCGCCTTGATCATGACGGGGAACCCGATGCGGCGGGCTTCCTCCAACGCCTCCGCCTCGTCATCGAGCGGCTCCGGCGAGCCCGGGACGACGGGGACGCCCGCGGCGGTCATCGTCTTTCGCGCCTCCGCCTTGTCTCCCATGCGGCGGATCTGTTCGGGGGTGGGCCCGATGAACACGAGACCGCTCCGTTCGCAGATCTCGGCGAACTCGGCGTTCTCCGCCAGGAAGCCGTAGCCTGGGTGGATGGCGTCGGCGCCGGTGATCTCGGCCGCCGCGAGGATCTGCGGGATATTCAGATAGCTCTCGCGGCCCACCGGCGGCCCGATACAGATGTCCTCGTCGGAAAAGCGGACGTGGAGCGAGTCGTGGTCGGCCTCCGAGTACACGGCTACCGTCCGGATATCGAGTTCACGGCACGCGCGCAGGATGCGGAGCGCGATCTCGCCACGGTTGGCGATCAGGATCTTGCGGAACATGCGCCCGTCCGCGGCTTCAGTCGGGCTCGATACGGAAGAGCAGCGCGCCGTACTCCACCGGCTCGGCGTTCTCGACCGCGATCTCCTGCACGACGCCCGCGACGTCCGATTGAAGCTCGTTCATGAGCTTCATCGCCTCGAGGATGCAGAGCGTCTGGCCGGCCTCCACCCGGTCCCCCACGGACACGAAGGGGTCGGCGTCTGCCGCCGGCGCCCGGTAGAAGGTGCCGACCATGGGCGAGAGCACCTCGAACAGCCCCGCCGCGGGCGCCGTCTCCGCCAGCGGGGAGGCGGGCGCGGGAGCCGGAGCCTGCGCGACCTCCACGCCGCCGACAGGGGCTGCGGGCACGGTCGCCGCGGCCGCGATGCGCGGGGATTTCCGGATCCTGACCCGGGTCGGGTCTCCCGTGTCCGAGCCCACAAGCTCGACGTCGAGGCCGTCCACGCCGGAGTCCTCGACCAACTCGATGAGTCCCTTCAGCCAGTCCAAATCCATGGTCAGGTTACCCGCGTGATGTACTTGTTTTCCGTCCTGTCGACGCGCACCACATCGCCGTTCTCTACAAAGAGCGGCACCTGGATCACGGCGCCGGCCGCCAGCCGGGCCGGCTTCGTCCCGCCCTGGGCGGTGTCCCCCCGCACTCCGGGGTCCGTCTCGACGATTTCCAGCTCGACGAACTGCGGCAGTTCGATCGCGAGCACGACGCCGTCACGGGTGAGGCTCTGACACTCCATGTTCTCCTCCAGATACTGGAGCTGGTCCTCTCCGATCTGATCTTCAGACATCGGAATCTGCTCGAAGGTTTCCATGTTCATGAAGTAGTGCAGGTGGCCGTCCGTATACGTGTACTGCACGGGCCGCCGTTCCAGGCGCACCTCCCTGACTTTCTCGCCGGCGCGGAAGGTCTTGTCGACCACGCCTCCCTCCATCACGTCCTTCAACTTCGTACGGACGAAGGCCCCACCCTTCCCCGGCTTGACGTGCTGAAAGTAGGTGATCGAGTAGAGGGTGCCGTTGAGCTCGATCACCATCCCTCGACGAAAATCCGAAGTATCTGCCATGGTACCCGTGCTGCTAGAGCTGGACGAGGGCGCGAGGAAGGCGGGTCAGCGTGCGGGCACCTGCCTCCCCTATCCGCACATCGTCCTCGATGCGCACGCCGCCGCGTCCGGGAAGATACAAGCCCGGTTCCACTGTCACCACGTTTCCCGGCTCGAGGATATCTTCGGAGCGGGACGAAAGGCTGGGGCCCTCGTGCACGTCGAGTCCGATCCCGTGCCCGGTGCCGTGGCCGAAGAAGCCGTCCATGTCGTGGCTGGCGAACGTCGCCCGCACGGCCCGGTCCACGTCCCGGCACGCGACCCCGCTGCCGATCGTCCCGCGCGCCTTCGTTTGCGCCCCGAGCACCTGCTCGTGAAGGGTCGCCTGCCAGGGCTCCGGCGTCCCCCGCACGAAAGTGCGCGTGATGTCGCTGCAGTAGCCGTCCACGCGGGCGCCGAAGTCGATGAGGAGCAGATCGCCCGGCTCGACGCGCCGGTCCGTGGGCGTCGCGTGGGGAAGCGCGGAGCGTTCTCCCGCCGCGACGATGGGATCGAAGGGGAGCGGATCCGAGCCTCCGCGGCGGAGTTCCATCTCGAGCGCGGTCGCGATCTCGCGCTCGCTCGGGGCGGCGGACCACTCCACGCTCGACAGCAACCGATCGAACGCCCGCTCAGCGACGGCGACCGCCCGTTCGATGGCGTCCACTTCGTCGCGGGTCTTCACCCGCCGCAATGTCCCGATGAGATCGCGGAGTGGGACGAAGACGACATCGGGGAGCATGCCCCGAAGAGATTCGTGGTCGGCGACCGTGAGGCTCTCGGCTTCGAACGCGATGGGGCCCGCGGCGTCCGCCGCCACCTCGGCGACGCCGCGGATCCACCCGTCGCGGCCGATATGGGTGCGGATGGGACCCGCCACCTCCAGGCGCACCTGTTCCTCGTACCGGAAGTCGGTGACGAGCACGGGCGGACCTTCGAGAGGGATCCAGAGAACCCCGGCGGAACCCGTGAACCCGCTCAGGTAGCGGACGCTGGATGGGGCGGTAACGAGGACCGACCGGCGCCCGGCGGCCTTCATCGCCGCTTCGAGCCGACCGCGCCGCGTTTCCCGCGACGTCACTCCGTTCCCGCCTCGGCGCTCCGGCGAAGATGCTGGACGAGCGCCTCAAGACCGAACAGGTAGCTGGAGGCCCGAAATCCGGCGATGACGCCGATCGCGAGGTCGGAGAGAACCGACGTATGCCGGAACGACTCGCGAGCGAACACGTTGGAGAGGTGGACCTCGACGAAGGGGCGGCCGGAGCCCGCGAGGGCGTCGCGGAGCGCCACGCTCGTGTGGGTCAGGGCGGCCGCGTTTACGAGCCACGCATGCACCTCGCCGGTGTTCGCCTGCACCCAGTCCACGATCTCACCTTCGTCATTGGACTGGAAGAACAGCAGCGAGATGTTGTCCGCGCCCGCCCGCTCGCCAAGGAGCGACTCGATCTCGGCCAGCGTCTGCGTGCCGTAATGGTGGGGCTCGCGGCGCCCGAGGAGATTGAGGTTCGGTCCGTTCAGGACGCCGATGCGGATGGGCTCGCGCACCCGTTCAGCTCGATTCCGGGGGAGCTTCGCCATCGAGGATCCGGCGAAGCTGCTCGCCGATCGACTCCTCGACGGCCGCCCGGTCCGCCGACTCCGCCCCGTCCGCCGCCGGCGGGACATCGCGCGGAGACAGCGTCGAGTCGGCCCCGCCGCCACCGGAGTGTGGTCCGCCCCCCTCCTCCGCGCGGCGCCGCAGCTCCGCGAGCGCGCCGGTGAGATCTGCATTGTCCGGGTCGCGGGAAAGCATCTGTTCGTACACGCCGATCGCGCGGTCGAAGAGGCCCTGGCTCGCATACAGCCCGGCCAGCGTCGAGGTCTCGATGCCCTTCGGCGGGACCGCTGGCGCGCTCGCCGTGCCGCCCGCCGGAGCGGACGGCGCATCGGCTCCATCGTTCCGCCACGCGTCCTCGAGCGTTTCCAGCCAGTCGTCCGCCGAAGCGGCGCCGTCGGAACCGTCCGTCGCGACCCGCTTGACGCCCAGCGCCATGCAGGCGAGCGGGTTCGCCGGATCGAGCGCCAGGATGTGTTCGAATTCGACCCGCGCCACCTCGTCGCGACCCAGTTCGAGCAGCACGCGGGCGTGGAGCAGGCGGGCGTCCAGATAGTACGGGTGTTCGCTCAGGCCATCCCGGATCACGCCCAGGGCGCGTTCGTGCTCTCCCGCCTGCCGGTAGAGGTCGGCGAGGCGCGCGAACGTGTGGGTCCGAGGCTCCAGTTCGGCGCGGCGCAGGAGTTGTTCGATCTCCACGGTCTGGTCGTCGGCGGCCACAGGCTTCGCAGGGAGAAATAGCGGCGGGTTCGGGCCTTCCGACCCGGTCTCCGGCAACATACCGACCGGTTTTTTCGGTTGTCAACGAACGTCGCGGGAGTGCGGCGGGGCTCCCGCCTTTCGTTGCCCGCAACGCTGGGCCGGCGTACGTTTTCGACCTGCGTTTCCGGCCCCGGCGCGGCCGCGTTCGGGCGACTCGATTCAAGACGACAAGGTGGGTTCGGCGTCTCATGTTCATGCGGAAGATGCGCGGCAGCGCGAGCCTCGTGATGGGCATCATGGCCGCGGCCTTCGTGGGCTGGCTGGTGTTCGACGGGATCAACGCGATGCAGGGAGGGAACCTCGGCGGGCAGATCAACCCCGTCGTGGGGCAGGTCGGGGGACAGGACATCCGCTACAACGAGTGGAATATCTTCCTCCAGAACCAGCTTGCGGTGAGCCGCACGGCCGACCGCGGTATGACGGACGAGGACGTTCGCGTCGTGACCGAACGGGCGTGGGAGAGCCTGATCAGCGCAACGCTGATCCAGGCGGAACTGGATCGGCTCGGCGTCAGCGTGACCGATGCGGAGGTTCGGCAGGCGTTCTTCACGCAGCCACCGCAGGAGATGTTGAGCTACCCCGGGTTCCAGACGGACGGGCAGTTCGACATCGACAAGTACCGCCGGTTCTTCACGGACCCGGCGACGGATGAGACGCAACTGCTGCAGATCGAGGGCTACTACCGCTCGATCCTGCCGCGCGCGAAGCTGCAGACGCTCGTCCAGAGCGGGATTTACGTATCCGAGGAAGAAGCCTGGCGGTTCTATCGGGACACGAACGAGCAGGCCCGCGTCCGCTTCGTGCGGATCGACCCGGCGCTGACCGTGGAGGACTCGGAGGTCTCGGTGTCGGACGACGAAATCCGGCGGGTCTATGACGAACGCGTGGACGAACTCATCCGGCCCGCGAGCGCCCGCGTGAACATGGTCAGCATCTCGCTCCGACCCTCCATCGCCGATTCGCTCGCCGCCCGCGAACGGGCCGCCGCCCTCGCGGACCGCGTACGGGGGGGCGAGGATTTCGCCGAGGTGGCGATGGCGGAGTCCGCGGACTCCATCTCCGGCGCGGAGGGGGGCTTCATGGGCAAGCGTCCGATGAGCGCCTTCGACCCGCGCCTCACCGAGGTCGCCGCGGACGCCCCCCTCGGACAGGTCACGGATCCGGTCGAGACGCCGTTCGGACTACATGTCCTGCAGGTCGATGAGCGGAGCGCCGACTCGCTGGCGCTGCGCCAGATCTACGTCCCGTTCCAGATTTCCGGCGCGACCGAGGATTCGGTGTTCACGCTCCTCGACGACCTTGAGGATCTTGCGCTGCGCACGGATATCACGACGGCCGCCGACTCGCTCGGCGTGACGGTTCGCACCGATGTGCAGTTGCTGGACGGCGTGGACTTCGTTCCGGGCGCCGGCCAACTGGGCGTGGCGAGGGAGTGGGCCCTGGGCCCGGAGAGCGAGATCGGGGACCTGTCCGATTCGTTCGAGAACCCGGCGGGCTTTCACCTGGTCGAACTCCTGGGACGGCGTGACGAGAGCACGATTCCGTTCGAGGAGGCAGGGATCGGGATTCGTGCGGAGCTGCTCGAGGAGAAGAAGAAGGAACGAGCCGCGGAACTGGCCGGCGGGCTGCTCGGTGCGGTCGCGGCCGGAAGTTCTCTCGACCAGGCGGCGGAGGAACTTGGTTGGTCGGTCGAAGAGACCGGGTCATTCCGCCGGGGCGACTTCGTCCCGGGACTCGGTCAGGGCACGGAGGCGGTCGGCTTCGGATTTGGGGCCGATGTCGGTGAACTCAGCGGCGCCCTCGATGCCGGGGATGCGGTGGTCGTCGTGGAGGTCCTGGAGCGTGAAGAGGCCACGCGGGAGGAGTTCGAAGAGGTCAGAGACGCCGTGGTGGGGCAGCTGGGCTTCGAGCGTTCCCAGCAGTACGTGCAGAAGTGGCTGGCTGCGCTTCGCGAAGACACAGCGGTGGAGGATCACCGCTCGAGGCTCCTCCTCCAGCAGGAGGCCCAGCCCATGATCCCGGGCTTCTGACCCCGGACCTCCGGTCCCGAGCCGCTGACGACCTGCCGGGCCGACCGCCCGGCGCGGAACCCGCGGCCCTTCCGGCTGGGATCCCGCGGCCCCGCCGGGTCCCCGCCGCTATCGGGCTATCGGGCTGCTATCGGCTAGTTTTCCGAATTGGCGGGGCGGGCCTGCGCGGTCTCCTGTGTGGCGGAGGTGGCCGATGGAGGCGCGGTGTCCCCCGTGATCTCGGCCCGCACGTCGCCCTCGACCTCCTTGATCGAGCCCTTGAACTCCCGGATCCCGCGGCCCAGGGAACTCCCGATCTCGGGAAGCCGCTTCGCGCCGAAGAGGAGCAGGATAGCGAGGAATACGAGCAACAACTCCCATGGGCTCAGACCGAACATCTCAGACTCCTTGGTTGTGGCTCATCGCCGCGGCCCCCGGTCAGAGAAGCGACCGGGCGAACCAGGCGACGAGCACGACCCCGACGACGCTCAACACGTTCAAGCGCAGGACGATCGGCCCCAGCGTGAATGCGAGCACCTTGAGATCGAATGCAAGCGGCTGCAGTGAGGCCGCGACCGTTGTGATGAAGAACTGACGCGCCGCTGACGGGGGCAACGTAACCGTCGCGAGTTCGGTGAGCAGCCCCCCTATTACGAATCCTCCCGCGATGATGAGGACCAGGCGTATCGGGGAACGATGGCGTCTGCTTCCGAAGTTCACTCGCTACCGTACTCTCTCGACGACGTAATCCACCGCGAGGCGCAACGCCTCGAGGCACGGACTCGCCGGTAAACGCCGGAGCTGGTCCCGTGCCCGGTCCACCCGCGACCGCGCCTCCTCGCGAGCCGTCTCCACACCTCCATGCGCTTCGACGAGATCCACGATCTCCTGCACGGCTTCGGGAGAGGGTTCCGGGTCCGCGAAGAGCCCTTCGACGGCGCGCCGCTCCCCCCACTCCATCTTGGGCAGAGCGGCGATCAGGGGCAACGTCACCTTGTGTTCCTGCAGGTCCTGCCCACGCGGCTTGCCCATCACGCGCGTCGATGATGAATAGTCGAGCAGATCGTCAACGATCTGGAACGCCATCCCCAGATGGTGGCCGTACGCGCGCAGGGCGTCCCGGTATTGCGGCGCTCCCGACAGGGTCCCGAGCTCGCACGCCGCGGACATCAGAGACGCCGTCTTGTGTTCGCACAGCCTCTCGTAGTCCTCCCTCGTGAAGTCGAGGCCATCGTGGAGGACGAGTTGCCGCATTTCCCCGATCGTCATGCGGTTCGCCGTATCGGCGAGAAGGGCGACCTGTTCGAGCTTGCCGAGCGCGACGACCTCGATGACCGCGCGCGAATAGAGGTAGTCTCCCGCGATGATCGCGACCTGGTGCGTCCAGCGGTGGTTGACGGTGGGCCGGCCTCTTCGCCTCGCGGAGTGATCGACCGCATCATCGTGTACGAGCGTCGCGACATGCAGCAGTTCCACGATGGCCCCCAGCTTCACGGCATCCGGGGAGGGGCGCCCTCCTACCCCGTCGGCGAGAAGGAGCAGGGTGGGCCGAAGGAGCTTCCCCGAGCGCGCGAACAGGTAGTCGCCCACCTCGTCGAGCGCCTCGAATCCCGATGGCGCCATCCCGCGGAGCTCGCGCTCGACGGCGAGGAGCCGGTCCGCGACGGGCAGGCGGACTTGTTCCAGATCGATGGCGGTGGTCGGGAGCATACCCTCCTCGGCGCGCGAGCCGCGCATGAAGTGCACGGGAATGTCGGGAGCCCCGCGAAGAATGTCAAAAACGCCTGGAGCCCAGGCCGCCGGAACCGAAACCGCCCTGGCCGTCCTGCGACTGCTGGTCGTAGTCGAACTTGAGATCGGGCGCGTCCATGAGACTGACGCTCATCTGGAAGATGAAGTTCCCGTTCGGCGAGCGGGCGAACATGAAGGTCGCGATCCAACGGTGCAGGGCGCGGTCGAGCGTGATCAGGTGCTCGCCGAATTCCTTGTTAGTGAGGTTGTACGTCGTGCGCCAGGCGAGCCGCCAGTTCGGGCTCGGATTGAGCGAAAGGACCGCGTTGAGCGACTGCCGATCCTGCGAACTCTGATCCTCCCGGCCGCGCTGCAGCGAATAGGTCAACGCAAGCGTCCATGGTCCGCCGGTCCGCAGACCGGGGTCGCCCGGATCCGGATTCTCGTCGAAACTCTGCAGCCGGTATCGGGAATCGGCCGCATTCCGCAGGCGACTCTGGGGATCGGCCCCGCCCCCTCCGCCACCGCCGCCCAGTCCGAGCAACCCTCCGAGACCGCTGGCCGAGCTGAACGTGAAGCTGCC is a genomic window containing:
- a CDS encoding DUF4321 domain-containing protein — its product is MNFGSRRHRSPIRLVLIIAGGFVIGGLLTELATVTLPPSAARQFFITTVAASLQPLAFDLKVLAFTLGPIVLRLNVLSVVGVVLVAWFARSLL
- the accC gene encoding acetyl-CoA carboxylase biotin carboxylase subunit, yielding MFRKILIANRGEIALRILRACRELDIRTVAVYSEADHDSLHVRFSDEDICIGPPVGRESYLNIPQILAAAEITGADAIHPGYGFLAENAEFAEICERSGLVFIGPTPEQIRRMGDKAEARKTMTAAGVPVVPGSPEPLDDEAEALEEARRIGFPVMIKAAAGGGGKGMRAATEEAEFRSLFAMARNEAEANFGDPTVYLEKLIERPRHVEIQIVGDRHGRVLHLGERDCSSQRRHQKLVEEAPSPAVTPELREAMGAAAILGAKAIGYQSTGTVEFLLAPDGEFYFMEMNTRIQVEHPVTELVTSVDLIKEQIRIAAGEKLAIPHPIEFQGHAIECRINAEDPEQGFRPSPGTVTAFHAPGGPGVRVDTHIYGGYVVPPFYDSLLAKLIVWGRTRDEARIRAYHALEEFILEGVHTTVPFLRKVLAHPDFVSGNIDTGFVERFLTRP
- the efp gene encoding elongation factor P gives rise to the protein MADTSDFRRGMVIELNGTLYSITYFQHVKPGKGGAFVRTKLKDVMEGGVVDKTFRAGEKVREVRLERRPVQYTYTDGHLHYFMNMETFEQIPMSEDQIGEDQLQYLEENMECQSLTRDGVVLAIELPQFVELEIVETDPGVRGDTAQGGTKPARLAAGAVIQVPLFVENGDVVRVDRTENKYITRVT
- a CDS encoding polyprenyl synthetase family protein; amino-acid sequence: MLPTTAIDLEQVRLPVADRLLAVERELRGMAPSGFEALDEVGDYLFARSGKLLRPTLLLLADGVGGRPSPDAVKLGAIVELLHVATLVHDDAVDHSARRRGRPTVNHRWTHQVAIIAGDYLYSRAVIEVVALGKLEQVALLADTANRMTIGEMRQLVLHDGLDFTREDYERLCEHKTASLMSAACELGTLSGAPQYRDALRAYGHHLGMAFQIVDDLLDYSSSTRVMGKPRGQDLQEHKVTLPLIAALPKMEWGERRAVEGLFADPEPSPEAVQEIVDLVEAHGGVETAREEARSRVDRARDQLRRLPASPCLEALRLAVDYVVERVR
- a CDS encoding SurA N-terminal domain-containing protein; this translates as MRKMRGSASLVMGIMAAAFVGWLVFDGINAMQGGNLGGQINPVVGQVGGQDIRYNEWNIFLQNQLAVSRTADRGMTDEDVRVVTERAWESLISATLIQAELDRLGVSVTDAEVRQAFFTQPPQEMLSYPGFQTDGQFDIDKYRRFFTDPATDETQLLQIEGYYRSILPRAKLQTLVQSGIYVSEEEAWRFYRDTNEQARVRFVRIDPALTVEDSEVSVSDDEIRRVYDERVDELIRPASARVNMVSISLRPSIADSLAARERAAALADRVRGGEDFAEVAMAESADSISGAEGGFMGKRPMSAFDPRLTEVAADAPLGQVTDPVETPFGLHVLQVDERSADSLALRQIYVPFQISGATEDSVFTLLDDLEDLALRTDITTAADSLGVTVRTDVQLLDGVDFVPGAGQLGVAREWALGPESEIGDLSDSFENPAGFHLVELLGRRDESTIPFEEAGIGIRAELLEEKKKERAAELAGGLLGAVAAGSSLDQAAEELGWSVEETGSFRRGDFVPGLGQGTEAVGFGFGADVGELSGALDAGDAVVVVEVLEREEATREEFEEVRDAVVGQLGFERSQQYVQKWLAALREDTAVEDHRSRLLLQQEAQPMIPGF
- the aroQ gene encoding type II 3-dehydroquinate dehydratase, with amino-acid sequence MRIGVLNGPNLNLLGRREPHHYGTQTLAEIESLLGERAGADNISLLFFQSNDEGEIVDWVQANTGEVHAWLVNAAALTHTSVALRDALAGSGRPFVEVHLSNVFARESFRHTSVLSDLAIGVIAGFRASSYLFGLEALVQHLRRSAEAGTE
- a CDS encoding twin-arginine translocase TatA/TatE family subunit — translated: MFGLSPWELLLVFLAILLLFGAKRLPEIGSSLGRGIREFKGSIKEVEGDVRAEITGDTAPPSATSATQETAQARPANSEN
- a CDS encoding Xaa-Pro peptidase family protein; translated protein: MTSRETRRGRLEAAMKAAGRRSVLVTAPSSVRYLSGFTGSAGVLWIPLEGPPVLVTDFRYEEQVRLEVAGPIRTHIGRDGWIRGVAEVAADAAGPIAFEAESLTVADHESLRGMLPDVVFVPLRDLIGTLRRVKTRDEVDAIERAVAVAERAFDRLLSSVEWSAAPSEREIATALEMELRRGGSDPLPFDPIVAAGERSALPHATPTDRRVEPGDLLLIDFGARVDGYCSDITRTFVRGTPEPWQATLHEQVLGAQTKARGTIGSGVACRDVDRAVRATFASHDMDGFFGHGTGHGIGLDVHEGPSLSSRSEDILEPGNVVTVEPGLYLPGRGGVRIEDDVRIGEAGARTLTRLPRALVQL
- a CDS encoding DNA translocase FtsK, which gives rise to MVDERQRREVLGVALIVLGLLVAFALLSPAFAGGSNWIGPAGELLHDNLERAVGVLSPLLAIPAFMWGLHFLGWGDPTRALRWSILTVVLLAVLPSLYRLIAGPGPGAGGDIGWLGATAGDGLAQVFGRLGGVLLAAGVLLLTLFVTMRWSLTGAVTAGGRSLVRGVAAAGGAVLGLGRSFAGAARPSRLPRSPAKPDPPSEVKAKASAGRGRATKKRTPAKPASAPPEPDPAPEDETPPIPELEEAGDPGSSVVPPLRLFDAPVGQGSGLGVRDLDRLGEILIEKLATFRVAGEIGGWTTGPVVTQFEVVPAPGVKVGQISARADDIALALKAPSVRIVAPIPGKGAVGVEVPNPASEMVLVREILESPSYRRGRQTLPLALGRDLSGKPTCADLTRMPHLLIAGQTGSGKSVCINALITSLVCRYTPAELRLLMVDPKMVELSVYGDLPHLRHPVITDNEEAASVLKWAVYEMKRRFGLLSANGCRNVGEFNGRIARGREVFLPKRGVMDEPALYDEGPLPYIVLIIDELADLMMTVQSEVETPLAMLSQKARAVGIHLVLATQRPSVNVLTGLIKANIPSRIAFRVASKIDSRTILDQNGAESLLGNGDMLFLPPGESDPVRIQGAYISSEETERLLDWYREQAEARAEAERAEEEAASERDILDLLKELEEEEGGSGVSDEGAEDRDPLFRQAAEIVISHAAGSTSLLQRRLKIGYGRAARIVDQLHAAGIVGPADGSKPREVLATLADLDGGDGDEP
- the accB gene encoding acetyl-CoA carboxylase biotin carboxyl carrier protein yields the protein MDLDWLKGLIELVEDSGVDGLDVELVGSDTGDPTRVRIRKSPRIAAAATVPAAPVGGVEVAQAPAPAPASPLAETAPAAGLFEVLSPMVGTFYRAPAADADPFVSVGDRVEAGQTLCILEAMKLMNELQSDVAGVVQEIAVENAEPVEYGALLFRIEPD